A stretch of DNA from Bacteroidales bacterium:
CTGTCGCATGTACATGAGTTGAAAAATAATAGAAAAGTTATGGAGAAAAAGAAAGTTGCCTTGATAATTGTCAACATTATTGAAGATACATATTTTTTTTTCATATTTTTGTTTTACAAAACAAAGTTATGAAAAAGGTTGTGTTTTTAATGGCGGTCTTTACATTTTATGTGAATACATTAAAAGCTCAAGAAACTGAAACCAAATTGCTACGATTTGGGCTTCAAGGGAACGCGGGTCTTTGCTGGATGAAAACAGACCAAGATTCATTGCAAAGCTTGGGTTTACGTCTTGGTTATGGATATGGATTTATCACAGAAATAACTTTAGCAAAAAATTTTGCTGTCGCTACTGGATTCGATGTAATTTACCAAGGAGGAAAAATTGAAAAAAAGGGAATTAAAGTAGCATTTCCTCCCGACACTGTGAAAGAACTTGCTAGCAGAATTTCAACATATCGCTTACAATACCTCGATATTCCTCTTACGTTGAAA
This window harbors:
- a CDS encoding PorT family protein; this translates as MKKVVFLMAVFTFYVNTLKAQETETKLLRFGLQGNAGLCWMKTDQDSLQSLGLRLGYGYGFITEITLAKNFAVATGFDVIYQGGKIEKKGIKVAFPPDTVKELASRISTYRLQYLDIPLTLKMKTNEINYMTYFARIGGSFGLNLQAKADENYKNIPGTKEFTLEKVNIKEERKFFRVNFLIAAGVEYSLGGTTAALAEVSFTNGLTYLLDDKVKGNYLQLKLGILF